The stretch of DNA TGCTGAAGAGAACTGTTCTGAAGCAGCAGCACCTGTTGAGGAGTTCTGGGAGTGGGAGATTGGCGATTGGAAAAGGAGTAGAAGTATGAGGATATTAGCAATTGATGATGGATTTGTCTCCTTTACTGACATAGATTTCAGGTTAGGTTCAAAAAGTGTAATTATACTAGCTACCTTCCCTCTGGACTCGAGATTTATGCAGAGAACATCTGCTCCTCGTGATTTCAAATGTCACGCCATGGGAGCTTCAACTTTTGACACGGTGAGGGCGCTTGTATTCTCTCGACATGAGATAGTAACTGTCTCAGCAAAGATATATGACTCAAGGCCAGGAAACCTTGAAGTGGTATTCGACAGCGAAATGAAAAGAGTGAGTGCCAATGATTCTAGAGGAGATATGTATTTAATTCCATGGAACTGGAGAGCATTTGCAGATCCTTCTCCAGATCGGTACTGGCTGCAAATCGAAGCGATGGATATAACAGGTGACATTAGTGTCAGCCAGTTGAGGCCATTCTCTGTGAATGGGTTGTTTGCAGAAGTTAACTGGACATGGAAGGAATTTTTCGTGATGGGCATCCAGTGGGCGTCGGTATATCACCCCGCACTGCAGTGCGTTCTTGCTCTGATTTTCACACTGCTTCTCGTGCCACGAGCTTCAGTAGTGCTACTTAAGGATCAACAATCTGTGTACACATATCTGCGTGCGGACGGTGGTCAGTATACATCACTGAAGTATCTACTTGGTGGTTTTATCTGGCTTTTTGTTGAGCTGTCCAGGATGGTTCTTGTGTGGTCTTTGCTGTTGGTGTATATAATCTATCTGTTGGTCTTCCCTTGGTTTTCTGGTCACCCTGTAACAGAGGACAGCAGCCTTGCATCCATGACATTCAGAGGTTGGGCTCTTAAAAGTGGCACGAAAACTTTCCATGCCGGCACTCCAGACGTCATGGTCATCGTTCTACCTCACCTCTGTTTCGTGGTATTACCGATGATTGCGATTCTCGCCGCGATGGCTGCCGAGAGGATCGCATTCCGAGAACACTACCTCTCACAGTCAGGAAAGAAAAAAGATGATCCTCACCAAAAGAGCAGGAGAGAGGTAG from Triticum urartu cultivar G1812 chromosome 3, Tu2.1, whole genome shotgun sequence encodes:
- the LOC125543676 gene encoding putative metallophosphoesterase At3g03305, translated to MGPRGNRLLPILLALVAAAGPAPWSVAGDERAVAEVSGAPEGVVWVAQLSDLHFSVHHPERAYDFRRYVGPALAMVNPDLVFITGDLTEGKSKDLLTMKQNEVEWMEYSSTMKDVIESSKLPRKKFYDLRGNHDSFGVPVSGGDYDFYEKYSINANLRRQGRVQSITLENNGRKHLFVGFDSTMEIGLRGPTNLFGHPTDKQLIELDQSLSQWDTDFNKAPVTKITVGHFPMSFSALTESGKNIKDVFLKHSLAAYLCGHLHTRFGKNLKRYYHRATQEPSLYEHYYQSNMHQGYAIPSAEENCSEAAAPVEEFWEWEIGDWKRSRSMRILAIDDGFVSFTDIDFRLGSKSVIILATFPLDSRFMQRTSAPRDFKCHAMGASTFDTVRALVFSRHEIVTVSAKIYDSRPGNLEVVFDSEMKRVSANDSRGDMYLIPWNWRAFADPSPDRYWLQIEAMDITGDISVSQLRPFSVNGLFAEVNWTWKEFFVMGIQWASVYHPALQCVLALIFTLLLVPRASVVLLKDQQSVYTYLRADGGQYTSLKYLLGGFIWLFVELSRMVLVWSLLLVYIIYLLVFPWFSGHPVTEDSSLASMTFRGWALKSGTKTFHAGTPDVMVIVLPHLCFVVLPMIAILAAMAAERIAFREHYLSQSGKKKDDPHQKSRREVGRDSLWSGRWIRKILIAFCLVVLWKHWKLCRALMKAFAMDPLLHSPVLFYFIPALMAFAVYRTSSI